The following are from one region of the Pleurodeles waltl isolate 20211129_DDA chromosome 4_1, aPleWal1.hap1.20221129, whole genome shotgun sequence genome:
- the PMCH gene encoding pro-MCH, translating into MVRMCFLSCLVMALSLFSQGFLLSFSKSVRKAEGDEMLLDTISLGKAFRSGDAADKSMASPLEHFKNDDTSFLDEDEERIAKNLGQKHTFISHSSLPFDMAKKQFPYLALKGPLVFPSDSEDLTIETAQERRDAGEEENSAKLPIGRRDFDMLRCMLGRVYRPCWQI; encoded by the exons ATGGTAAGGATGTGCTTCTTGTCTTGTCTGGTAATGGCTCTCTCTTTATTTTCTCAAGGCTTCCTGCTTTCGTTCTCCAAGTCTGTACGGAAAGCTGAAGGCGACGAGATGCTCCTAGACACCATAAGCCTAGGAAAAGCCTTTCGCAGCGGAGATGCAGCCGATAagtccatggcttcccctctagaACATTTCAAGAACGATGACACAAGCTTTCTAGATGAAGATGAAGAGAGAATTGCCAAG AACCTGGGCCAGAAACACACCTTCATCAGCCATAGCAGCCTCCCTTTTGACATGGCCAAGAAGCAGTTTCCTTACCTGGCCCTTAAAGGACCACTGGTTTTTCCATCAGACTCTGAAGATCTGACTATTGAAACAGCGCAGGAAAGACGGGATGCTGGCGAGGAGGAAAATTCAGCAAAACTTCCAATCGGCAGGCGAGATTTTGACA